A portion of the Paenibacillus sp. PvR098 genome contains these proteins:
- a CDS encoding UbiD family decarboxylase produces the protein MAYQDFREHLAKLEAAGKLVRIKEEFCKDTEIHPLVRWQFRGLPEEERKAFIFENVKDAKGNKYNTPVVVGALAASKDIFCMSMECEPGQSMHKISEGLRNPIKPILVEEKDAPCQEEVHIGENLLEHGGTGEFPIPISTPGFDCAPYTTYSHWVTKDPETGVYNIGNYRGQIKAPDRTGVYVHPTQHLAMHWEKCRKMGIPLEAALVIGVTPNVTFAANTKVPYEADEYDVAGGIAGEAVKVVKCKTIDLVVPATAEVVFEGKISTEFMEPEAPFGETSGFMSQKVNNGVFEITGITHRKNPVWASIISQFPPSESTKLRQMSFEPTFFKYLKYDCNIPTVLDVSFHESSSSYFYCVIQMKKSNPAQPWQALNAACAFDTGIGKVFIVVDEDIDPRDPDFVNWAISTRCLPERDVQTRTGRLAVLEYSAVPPHKEGMGADTVYPGPNGSSALVIDATRKWDYPPVALPKKEFMENAKKRWEELGLPTLNPKSPWHGYDLGYWTEEDEEKAQLAVRGDHYVTGERNKQNRVKVDDTYKLSN, from the coding sequence ATGGCTTATCAAGATTTCAGAGAACACTTAGCAAAATTGGAAGCAGCGGGGAAACTAGTACGGATTAAAGAGGAATTCTGTAAAGATACAGAAATTCATCCGTTGGTAAGATGGCAGTTTCGCGGACTACCCGAGGAAGAGAGAAAAGCATTTATTTTTGAAAATGTAAAGGATGCTAAAGGGAACAAATACAACACTCCAGTGGTTGTAGGTGCATTAGCCGCATCCAAAGATATTTTCTGCATGTCGATGGAATGTGAACCTGGACAATCCATGCATAAAATTTCGGAAGGGCTTCGCAATCCGATTAAACCGATTTTGGTTGAGGAAAAGGACGCGCCTTGTCAAGAAGAAGTCCATATCGGGGAAAATCTATTAGAGCATGGTGGAACAGGAGAGTTTCCTATCCCGATCTCCACTCCCGGCTTTGATTGCGCTCCTTATACGACCTATTCGCATTGGGTGACTAAGGATCCGGAAACAGGCGTTTATAATATTGGTAATTATCGCGGTCAAATCAAAGCCCCTGATCGTACTGGTGTTTATGTTCATCCGACACAGCATTTAGCCATGCATTGGGAAAAGTGCAGGAAGATGGGGATTCCATTAGAAGCCGCTTTAGTGATTGGAGTAACCCCCAATGTGACTTTTGCAGCGAATACGAAAGTTCCCTATGAAGCGGACGAATATGATGTAGCCGGGGGTATAGCAGGAGAAGCGGTTAAAGTAGTTAAATGTAAAACGATTGATCTGGTCGTGCCTGCAACAGCTGAGGTTGTTTTTGAAGGAAAGATTTCAACGGAATTTATGGAGCCTGAAGCGCCATTCGGGGAAACATCAGGCTTTATGAGTCAAAAAGTAAATAATGGCGTGTTTGAAATTACAGGGATTACTCATCGCAAAAATCCGGTGTGGGCTTCGATCATCAGTCAGTTTCCGCCTAGTGAAAGCACTAAATTACGTCAAATGTCGTTTGAACCCACATTCTTTAAGTACCTTAAATATGATTGCAATATTCCAACCGTACTTGATGTCTCGTTCCATGAATCGAGCAGCAGCTACTTTTACTGCGTGATTCAAATGAAAAAGAGCAATCCGGCTCAACCTTGGCAGGCGCTCAATGCGGCGTGCGCTTTTGATACCGGAATTGGTAAGGTCTTCATCGTAGTCGATGAAGATATAGACCCAAGAGACCCTGATTTCGTCAACTGGGCAATTAGCACCCGCTGCTTACCTGAACGAGATGTGCAAACTCGTACAGGCAGATTGGCCGTACTTGAATATTCTGCGGTTCCTCCGCACAAGGAAGGCATGGGTGCCGACACCGTTTATCCGGGACCCAACGGTTCCTCCGCTTTAGTCATCGACGCAACTCGCAAATGGGACTATCCGCCGGTGGCCTTACCGAAGAAGGAATTCATGGAAAATGCTAAAAAGCGTTGGGAAGAACTGGGACTTCCTACGTTAAACCCGAAATCACCATGGCATGGTTATGATCTGGGTTACTGGACGGAAGAGGATGAGGAAAAAGCACAGTTAGCGGTTCGAGGGGATCATTATGTAACAGGCGAAAGAAATAAGCAAAACCGGGTAAAGGTCGATGATACGTATAAATTAAGCAATTAA
- a CDS encoding TAXI family TRAP transporter solute-binding subunit, producing the protein MKIIRKLTYLPFLCFILILAACSNSANTSPSASNNTQGSSTPTPTAGASNENSKPQGQLEMKDPINLTMLMATAGGTWQAHATSFSEAIKKGLPPGSTVTVVPGQDGANAVQVSQGKADIALNMGPSVQLALNGEEPFKEKLENLRALYTFQTGAFQMVVKDTVPYDTLDEVIANKYPLKFSVNTPNSLHDLTMRKVLNEFGVTYNDFKSWGGEVHQLSFGPSFELLDNRKLEGVFSIGFYPIPAYIEKAQHHKFKLLGIKDGKVTDAVAKSYGFEPHTIKAGAYEFLDKDLYMPPVFETVIVSSSMKDEVAYTIVKAIEAELGSIRQVTKSMADLDLKKMANVGQLPMHPGAEAFYKEKGITK; encoded by the coding sequence ATGAAAATAATAAGGAAATTAACCTATCTACCTTTTCTTTGTTTCATTCTTATATTGGCCGCATGCAGTAATTCAGCAAATACTTCACCGAGCGCTTCGAATAATACACAGGGCTCATCAACTCCAACTCCTACTGCCGGAGCAAGTAATGAGAACTCAAAACCTCAAGGCCAGCTAGAGATGAAAGATCCTATTAATCTCACTATGTTAATGGCTACGGCGGGAGGCACCTGGCAAGCACATGCGACCTCTTTTTCTGAAGCCATAAAGAAGGGGCTGCCTCCAGGCTCGACGGTTACAGTAGTGCCAGGACAGGATGGAGCCAACGCAGTACAGGTTTCCCAAGGCAAAGCGGATATCGCACTGAACATGGGACCGAGTGTGCAGTTGGCGCTTAATGGCGAAGAGCCCTTTAAAGAAAAACTAGAAAACTTAAGAGCGTTGTATACGTTTCAAACGGGCGCTTTCCAAATGGTCGTAAAGGATACAGTTCCGTATGATACGTTGGATGAAGTGATTGCAAATAAATATCCGCTAAAATTTTCCGTCAATACTCCGAATAGCTTGCATGATCTCACCATGAGAAAAGTGTTAAACGAATTTGGTGTGACCTACAATGATTTCAAGTCATGGGGCGGAGAGGTGCATCAGCTCAGCTTCGGTCCTAGTTTTGAACTGTTGGATAACCGAAAATTAGAAGGAGTATTCAGCATCGGTTTTTATCCCATACCGGCTTATATCGAAAAAGCACAGCATCACAAATTCAAGCTGCTGGGTATTAAGGATGGAAAAGTAACGGATGCTGTCGCAAAATCGTATGGTTTTGAACCACATACCATCAAAGCTGGCGCCTATGAATTTTTGGATAAAGATTTGTATATGCCGCCGGTGTTTGAAACTGTCATCGTTTCCAGCAGCATGAAGGACGAAGTAGCATATACGATCGTCAAAGCGATTGAAGCCGAATTGGGATCAATCCGGCAGGTGACCAAATCGATGGCCGATTTGGACTTGAAAAAGATGGCCAATGTAGGTCAATTGCCCATGCATCCTGGTGCGGAAGCCTTTTATAAGGAAAAAGGAATAACGAAATAA
- a CDS encoding ABC transporter substrate-binding protein has translation MRKHFRTFSFHLLLLALVVAISACSQGSAPTNSTQSSEQAPKDSAASTTTGQNEKIKIGVIVAETGPASPLGKPEADAAKLIKKRLEAQGAVGGKEIEVIIKDYETNDTKAIMAMKELISKDKVVAVVGATQVSANIAIRNVALESKIPLISLAQIPEYGDYVFGVVQTHEAVLMKMINYLKKNNITTVAWTNARDGFGQEGLEPFKKLAATHGIEIVAVEEFDPNATDMTVQLTKIKPKNPGAILVWSRVPAAGIIAKNYKQLGFTVPMIQSHGSANVGFLNQVGAEGDGILVVGSKLDVTDQLPDSDQKKMLKEYNENFFNEYKYAGGMFSAYAYDGLELFIKAISEGNDTPEKIRDYLENGVGTYKAISGTLQLSKDNHNGMDSDGMALLQVNNKNWKFIE, from the coding sequence ATGAGGAAACATTTTCGTACCTTTTCATTTCATTTACTGTTATTGGCCTTGGTAGTTGCTATATCAGCATGCAGTCAAGGTTCTGCACCGACGAATTCAACGCAAAGTTCAGAGCAGGCTCCTAAAGATTCGGCTGCATCCACCACGACTGGCCAAAACGAGAAAATCAAAATCGGTGTTATCGTAGCCGAAACAGGACCCGCATCTCCATTAGGAAAGCCGGAAGCGGATGCAGCCAAACTGATCAAGAAAAGGCTTGAAGCTCAGGGAGCCGTAGGCGGGAAAGAAATTGAGGTTATCATTAAGGACTATGAAACGAATGATACCAAAGCGATTATGGCAATGAAGGAACTTATTTCTAAAGATAAGGTAGTAGCTGTCGTAGGAGCAACACAGGTAAGCGCGAACATAGCGATACGAAATGTCGCATTAGAAAGCAAGATTCCATTGATATCACTGGCGCAGATCCCCGAATATGGTGATTATGTGTTTGGCGTAGTTCAGACTCACGAAGCCGTTCTGATGAAAATGATCAATTACTTGAAGAAGAATAACATCACAACCGTTGCCTGGACGAATGCAAGAGACGGATTTGGACAAGAAGGTCTGGAACCGTTCAAAAAATTGGCAGCTACTCATGGCATCGAGATTGTCGCAGTGGAAGAATTTGATCCTAATGCTACAGATATGACGGTGCAGCTGACCAAAATCAAACCGAAGAATCCGGGTGCTATCCTGGTCTGGTCGCGTGTTCCTGCAGCGGGGATCATCGCTAAAAACTACAAACAATTAGGCTTCACGGTTCCTATGATTCAAAGCCACGGTTCGGCTAATGTAGGCTTCTTAAATCAGGTTGGAGCTGAGGGTGATGGCATATTAGTCGTAGGAAGCAAGCTCGACGTTACGGATCAACTGCCGGATTCGGATCAAAAGAAAATGTTGAAGGAGTATAACGAAAACTTCTTTAACGAATATAAATATGCCGGAGGCATGTTCAGCGCGTACGCTTACGATGGACTAGAGCTTTTTATTAAAGCGATTTCCGAAGGAAACGATACCCCAGAGAAGATTCGCGACTATCTCGAAAACGGTGTTGGCACTTATAAAGCCATAAGCGGGACATTACAACTCAGCAAAGATAATCATAATGGAATGGATTCTGACGGCATGGCTTTGCTCCAAGTAAATAATAAAAACTGGAAATTTATTGAGTAA
- a CDS encoding branched-chain amino acid ABC transporter permease, with protein sequence MDSQLIQFLITGITTGSIYAFIAIGFVTVYNVTGILNFAQGEFVAIGALTCISLVKMGLPLPVAILLAVAITALVAIIMERTTIAPARHSSLFMLISITIGVSVLLKGISLLIWGTNPLTLDSFSNIQPIQIFGAVLISQNIWIIFTLGLILGLLYLFFEKTVLGSALKACVINRKAAQLMGINTEKMSALAFAMSGAIGALAGILLAPISSATYDMGLLLTLKGFVALVLGGMHSVSGAVVGGLLLGIIEAFSSGYISTTYSEAFSFIILLLVLFLSPNGLLVKVSGKRV encoded by the coding sequence ATGGACAGCCAACTCATACAATTCCTGATTACCGGCATAACCACCGGGAGCATATATGCGTTCATTGCCATAGGATTCGTAACTGTATATAATGTCACAGGTATTTTGAACTTTGCTCAAGGGGAATTTGTAGCCATAGGCGCGCTTACCTGCATCTCCTTGGTGAAAATGGGATTACCCCTTCCTGTGGCTATATTGTTGGCCGTTGCGATAACGGCATTGGTCGCTATCATCATGGAGCGAACAACGATTGCCCCGGCTAGGCACTCATCCTTATTTATGTTAATCAGTATAACCATTGGCGTTTCTGTACTGCTTAAGGGAATCAGTTTACTCATTTGGGGAACAAACCCTCTTACACTCGATTCTTTCTCTAATATCCAACCCATTCAAATCTTTGGTGCCGTGTTGATATCGCAAAACATATGGATCATATTTACATTAGGCTTAATACTAGGCCTGCTGTACCTGTTTTTTGAAAAGACGGTCTTGGGATCGGCACTAAAAGCATGTGTGATCAATCGGAAAGCGGCACAACTAATGGGAATCAATACGGAAAAAATGTCCGCACTGGCATTTGCCATGAGTGGGGCGATCGGAGCGCTTGCAGGCATTCTGCTTGCACCGATCAGCAGTGCGACTTACGATATGGGACTGCTATTGACATTGAAAGGCTTTGTAGCTTTAGTTCTTGGGGGGATGCATAGTGTTTCGGGAGCCGTTGTCGGAGGGCTTTTGTTAGGTATTATTGAAGCTTTTTCCTCAGGGTATATTTCCACTACATATAGTGAAGCCTTTAGCTTCATCATATTGCTTTTGGTTCTCTTCCTATCGCCTAACGGGTTATTAGTTAAAGTTAGTGGAAAAAGAGTCTAG
- a CDS encoding branched-chain amino acid ABC transporter permease — protein MGANRILHGNRWRIMLILLALVIIVSIIFGSSYTLNLFILIGIYSIIAIGLSLLMGYAGQVSLGHAAFFGIGAYTSGILTTTYEYSPWPAMLIGMVITAIIAYIVGIPTLKLKEFFLALATMGFNIIVFILLMGMNKHTGGSAGLTGIPKLTIFGMPLGNIGIYYFIWGIVLLLTLFSLNIVHSHIGRVLRAIHDSEIAASTQGVDVAQYKLHIFVLSAVFASLAGSLYAHYFNFIAPYTFYVTVSIHLLIMVIVGGVSIIWGAILGAFVITMLGQLVTTTLPLFFDVGGQVEIVIFGLLLVLVMIFMPKGLAPYLIQLSKKKQKRVVPSSKSGEVN, from the coding sequence ATGGGAGCGAACCGTATATTGCATGGAAACCGCTGGAGAATTATGCTCATATTGCTAGCATTAGTTATTATCGTTTCTATTATATTTGGTTCTTCATACACACTTAACCTGTTTATTTTGATCGGTATATACAGCATTATAGCAATAGGGCTGAGCTTGCTTATGGGATACGCAGGGCAAGTTTCTCTTGGACATGCTGCGTTTTTCGGCATAGGGGCGTACACTTCCGGTATTTTGACAACGACCTATGAGTATTCGCCGTGGCCCGCCATGCTCATAGGCATGGTCATCACAGCAATCATTGCTTACATCGTTGGTATTCCGACGTTGAAACTGAAGGAGTTTTTTCTGGCTTTAGCAACGATGGGATTCAATATTATTGTATTTATCCTGCTGATGGGCATGAATAAGCACACTGGAGGATCAGCCGGGCTGACCGGCATTCCAAAACTGACTATTTTCGGAATGCCTCTTGGCAATATAGGAATTTATTATTTTATATGGGGGATCGTACTGCTTCTGACCCTATTTTCTTTAAACATCGTGCATTCGCATATAGGAAGAGTATTGCGCGCTATTCATGACAGTGAGATTGCAGCTTCCACCCAAGGCGTCGACGTTGCCCAATATAAGCTGCATATTTTTGTGCTAAGTGCCGTATTCGCCTCTTTGGCAGGAAGTCTTTATGCCCACTACTTTAACTTCATCGCACCTTATACCTTCTACGTTACTGTTTCGATTCATTTGTTAATTATGGTGATCGTTGGGGGTGTAAGCATCATTTGGGGGGCTATATTAGGAGCGTTTGTCATCACGATGCTCGGACAGCTGGTTACAACGACGCTTCCTCTATTTTTTGATGTAGGCGGCCAGGTTGAGATCGTCATTTTTGGATTGCTACTGGTTCTTGTGATGATATTTATGCCGAAAGGACTTGCACCTTATCTGATTCAACTTTCAAAGAAAAAACAAAAAAGAGTCGTGCCATCGTCCAAGTCGGGGGAGGTTAATTAA
- a CDS encoding ABC transporter ATP-binding protein produces the protein MVNKLLEIHRLTKQFGGVVAVNDVSFEVNPGEIIALIGPNGAGKTTLFNLISSVISPTSGEIRFKGERIDGKKTHELSKRGISRTFQNLQIFNHMTVLENVMLGTHIKLKTNLLSAGLRLPVVRKEDELSVKLAEEALELVGLKSYGGDIAGTLPFGLQKLLEIARAIVSEPSLILLDEPMAGLNDGESRTLALFLLELKQKGYSILFVEHDMATVMKIADRIVVIDFGKKISEGTPGEISKDPKVIAAYLGEEVF, from the coding sequence ATGGTTAATAAGCTGCTTGAAATCCACCGACTCACCAAGCAGTTCGGCGGAGTAGTAGCCGTTAACGATGTGAGCTTCGAGGTGAATCCCGGGGAAATCATCGCTCTGATCGGGCCTAACGGGGCGGGAAAAACCACATTGTTTAATTTGATTTCCTCTGTTATTTCGCCAACATCCGGTGAAATTCGCTTCAAAGGAGAGAGGATTGACGGCAAAAAAACGCATGAATTGTCGAAAAGAGGAATTTCGAGAACATTCCAAAATCTTCAAATTTTTAACCATATGACAGTTCTCGAAAATGTGATGCTGGGAACGCATATTAAACTAAAGACTAACCTGCTCTCGGCAGGATTGCGGCTTCCCGTCGTACGCAAAGAAGATGAACTATCCGTGAAGCTAGCTGAAGAAGCTTTGGAATTGGTTGGTCTGAAGAGCTATGGGGGGGATATTGCGGGAACCTTGCCCTTTGGACTGCAAAAATTACTGGAAATCGCTAGAGCTATCGTTTCGGAGCCTTCTTTAATCCTGCTGGATGAACCTATGGCTGGCCTAAATGACGGAGAAAGCCGTACGCTGGCCCTTTTCCTTTTGGAGTTAAAACAGAAAGGGTATTCTATTCTTTTTGTCGAGCATGACATGGCAACGGTGATGAAGATCGCTGACCGCATTGTCGTTATTGATTTTGGTAAAAAAATTTCCGAAGGGACACCTGGGGAGATAAGCAAAGACCCTAAGGTGATTGCGGCATACTTGGGAGAGGAGGTTTTCTGA
- a CDS encoding ABC transporter ATP-binding protein: MLQVKELVTYHDRIRALNSVTLHVDQGEIVSIIGANGAGKSTLLGTLAGLYPSTEGEVILEGNSITGLPAYMVARRGISLVPEGRQVFSSLTVRENLVLGMYYKYSKEKRKVNSKVEQMLQLFPGLEKHLNKPGGNMSGGEQQMLAIARGIMSDPKILMLDEPSMGLAPIIVSDIMQILKKIREDLGMTVILVEQNVKAALKVADRSYVMDRGQFVLEGNSADLIENPLIQSTYLGYRDDRGVI; encoded by the coding sequence ATGCTTCAAGTCAAGGAACTGGTTACCTATCACGACCGTATCCGGGCACTAAACTCGGTTACACTCCATGTGGATCAAGGCGAGATTGTTTCGATTATCGGTGCCAACGGAGCTGGCAAAAGCACGCTTCTTGGAACGCTGGCTGGTCTCTATCCGTCGACGGAGGGAGAGGTCATCTTGGAAGGGAATTCGATAACCGGGTTGCCCGCTTACATGGTTGCCCGCAGAGGAATTAGTCTTGTCCCCGAAGGAAGGCAGGTCTTTTCCAGCCTGACCGTGCGCGAAAACCTGGTGCTCGGAATGTACTATAAATACAGCAAAGAAAAACGAAAGGTAAATTCCAAAGTGGAGCAAATGCTTCAGCTGTTTCCAGGCCTGGAAAAACATCTGAATAAACCAGGCGGAAATATGAGCGGAGGAGAACAGCAGATGTTGGCTATTGCCCGGGGAATTATGTCCGATCCCAAAATCCTAATGCTGGATGAGCCATCCATGGGGCTGGCGCCGATCATTGTAAGTGATATTATGCAGATTTTGAAGAAAATCAGAGAAGATCTGGGGATGACCGTCATTCTTGTAGAGCAAAATGTGAAGGCTGCGTTAAAAGTGGCGGACCGCTCTTATGTCATGGATAGGGGACAATTTGTATTGGAGGGCAATTCAGCGGATCTGATTGAAAATCCGTTAATTCAATCCACTTATCTTGGCTATAGGGACGATAGAGGCGTTATTTAA
- a CDS encoding DMT family transporter → MFLLLILIWGSGFPIIKIGLAYAPPILFSGIRMFLGGLIMVVIAAIWGGALRISRIWHIYLLSALFNVVLFIALQTYALYFLTSGLAVLLIYLQPILVGILAWFWLGETLSALKITGLLLGLVGVALISTLGDVPHGTTPLGIAIGVGAALVWAIGTVYFKAIQNKVTILWLVAGQFMIGGFLLLILGLSLEPWSAIQWKGPFWFSLLYTSFIGVAVAWVLWFGLIQAGQASTVSAYTFAVPLVSILMGTILLNEEVTLSIFLGAACIVSGIYFVNRQPDKKIWKS, encoded by the coding sequence ATGTTCCTGCTGCTGATCTTGATTTGGGGGTCGGGGTTTCCTATTATCAAGATAGGGCTTGCGTATGCCCCTCCTATTTTATTCTCAGGCATTCGTATGTTTCTCGGGGGTCTAATCATGGTTGTGATAGCCGCGATATGGGGCGGCGCTCTTCGTATTTCTCGCATCTGGCATATCTACTTGTTATCTGCCTTATTCAATGTCGTGTTATTCATCGCTTTACAGACCTACGCGCTCTATTTTTTAACATCTGGCTTGGCGGTGCTGCTCATCTACTTACAGCCCATTCTCGTCGGAATACTTGCCTGGTTTTGGCTGGGAGAAACGCTTTCGGCACTCAAGATAACAGGACTGCTTCTAGGTTTGGTCGGCGTTGCCTTGATCAGTACGCTGGGGGATGTACCCCATGGGACAACCCCCTTGGGTATTGCGATTGGTGTGGGTGCTGCACTGGTTTGGGCTATTGGAACCGTGTATTTTAAAGCAATACAGAATAAAGTAACGATTCTATGGCTTGTGGCCGGCCAATTTATGATTGGAGGATTCCTGCTGCTCATCTTGGGCTTGTCGCTTGAACCATGGTCGGCGATTCAATGGAAGGGACCATTCTGGTTCAGCCTGCTCTATACCTCGTTCATCGGGGTTGCCGTTGCATGGGTATTATGGTTTGGGCTTATTCAAGCAGGCCAAGCAAGCACGGTATCCGCTTACACTTTTGCTGTTCCTCTTGTTTCCATCCTCATGGGTACGATTCTATTAAATGAAGAGGTGACTCTTTCTATATTCTTAGGTGCCGCATGTATTGTATCTGGTATTTACTTTGTAAATCGCCAACCGGATAAAAAAATATGGAAGTCATAA
- a CDS encoding LysR family transcriptional regulator: protein MDFRFLESFIAVAELRSFSKAAEKLHLTQPGISSRIQNLEKELGFSLFFRLKGETKLTPNGEILFYHVKRGLAEINDAITNIKEQKGLTKKEILFKATNPFDMSILPYLLPDLYKTFSQVKFTVLPRGYSEDVFQMVAEKKIELGFVNNIKKNERNIIVIPLFTEPIVLVTHPNHRLASKEIVDLTELQNETVLYVDSAVTYWKSVFRFLTKQGIHIGNKVEINSTETIKNVVMENPEVVTLITKMCVIKEMNRGALQIIPLAPEIPKLTTYLIFNNDLGQPELISFIQKKTKDIYSSFS from the coding sequence ATGGATTTTCGTTTTTTGGAATCATTTATTGCCGTAGCCGAACTTAGAAGTTTCTCGAAAGCTGCCGAAAAATTACATTTAACTCAGCCGGGGATCAGCTCAAGAATACAAAATCTAGAGAAAGAACTGGGATTTTCTTTATTTTTCAGATTAAAGGGCGAAACCAAGCTAACCCCCAATGGTGAGATCCTCTTCTATCATGTGAAAAGAGGATTAGCCGAAATTAATGATGCCATTACGAACATTAAAGAACAAAAGGGACTCACCAAAAAAGAAATTTTATTTAAAGCGACGAATCCATTTGATATGAGTATTCTTCCTTATCTTCTTCCCGATTTATATAAAACCTTCAGTCAAGTAAAATTCACGGTCTTACCCAGAGGATATTCCGAAGATGTATTTCAAATGGTAGCAGAAAAAAAAATCGAGCTTGGGTTTGTCAATAATATTAAAAAGAATGAACGGAATATAATAGTCATCCCTTTGTTTACCGAGCCTATTGTCCTTGTCACCCATCCCAACCATCGATTGGCAAGTAAAGAAATCGTAGACTTGACGGAATTACAAAACGAAACCGTTCTTTATGTCGATTCGGCCGTTACCTATTGGAAATCGGTTTTTCGCTTTCTAACAAAGCAAGGAATTCATATCGGGAATAAGGTTGAAATTAATAGCACTGAAACGATTAAAAATGTAGTAATGGAGAATCCGGAGGTCGTCACACTAATTACGAAGATGTGTGTCATCAAGGAAATGAATCGAGGTGCGCTTCAAATTATTCCTTTAGCTCCGGAAATCCCCAAATTAACTACCTATTTGATTTTCAATAATGATTTGGGGCAGCCGGAACTCATTAGCTTTATTCAGAAGAAAACCAAAGATATCTACAGTTCATTTAGTTAA
- a CDS encoding Rieske 2Fe-2S domain-containing protein produces MLKKEDNELLTQTGSDTPMGQLLRRYWIPALLPEELPEPDCTPVRIRLLGEDLLAFRDTNDNISLIDEFCPHRGVSLYFGRNEECGLRCAYHGWKFDTNGDCVDMPSEPESSNFKDKLKLKAYPCREKGGVIWAYMGPKDLMPELPELEWMNVPESHRYISKRIQENNYFQAVEGGIDSSHVSFLHRQGVSNLGESSEEVAKYFQQDTSPRFEVATAPHGLLIGAGRKADENNTYWRITQFIMPWYTLVAPTGSETRGGHAWVPMDDETCWTWSMNYNWERPLTSDELNKYTSGLGIHAELIPGTFKTQLNKENDYLIDRELQKSGKSYTGIKGIGMEDVAVQESAKKIVDRTKEHLGTSDSGLIAARRCLLNAAKDLQKGIEPTNAHPSAHKVTSVAVILPNDVPFQEGASEKMKANV; encoded by the coding sequence ATGTTGAAAAAAGAAGATAACGAACTATTGACTCAGACAGGATCTGACACTCCGATGGGGCAGCTGCTAAGAAGATACTGGATACCTGCTTTACTACCTGAAGAACTCCCGGAACCGGATTGTACTCCCGTTAGGATCAGACTTCTGGGTGAAGATTTGCTGGCTTTTCGCGATACGAATGACAACATAAGCTTGATAGACGAATTTTGTCCCCATAGAGGCGTATCGCTTTACTTTGGCCGTAATGAAGAGTGTGGTCTAAGGTGTGCATACCATGGCTGGAAATTCGACACCAATGGAGATTGTGTCGATATGCCATCCGAGCCGGAAAGCAGCAACTTTAAGGATAAACTTAAATTGAAGGCGTACCCTTGCAGGGAAAAAGGTGGAGTGATTTGGGCTTATATGGGTCCTAAAGATCTTATGCCTGAATTACCCGAGCTGGAGTGGATGAACGTACCTGAGAGTCATCGGTATATCTCTAAGCGCATTCAGGAAAATAATTATTTTCAAGCTGTTGAAGGAGGAATAGATTCCAGCCATGTTTCTTTTCTCCATAGACAAGGGGTCAGCAATCTTGGTGAATCAAGTGAAGAAGTGGCCAAATATTTTCAACAGGATACTTCCCCGAGATTCGAGGTTGCCACAGCGCCTCACGGATTGTTAATCGGTGCAGGAAGAAAGGCCGACGAGAACAATACGTATTGGAGAATTACTCAATTTATCATGCCTTGGTATACCTTAGTGGCGCCTACAGGCAGTGAGACCAGAGGTGGGCACGCTTGGGTTCCAATGGATGATGAGACGTGTTGGACTTGGAGCATGAACTATAATTGGGAAAGACCTTTAACAAGTGATGAACTAAACAAATATACATCAGGCTTAGGTATTCACGCCGAACTGATTCCGGGAACCTTCAAGACCCAGCTAAATAAGGAGAATGACTATCTTATTGACCGCGAGCTCCAAAAAAGCGGTAAATCGTATACCGGCATTAAAGGGATTGGGATGGAAGATGTTGCTGTTCAAGAAAGTGCCAAAAAAATTGTGGACAGAACAAAGGAACATCTGGGAACCAGTGATTCAGGACTTATTGCTGCGCGGCGTTGTCTGCTTAATGCAGCAAAGGATTTACAAAAAGGAATAGAACCGACTAATGCTCATCCCTCGGCTCACAAAGTGACTTCTGTTGCTGTCATTTTACCAAATGACGTACCTTTTCAAGAGGGCGCAAGTGAAAAAATGAAGGCTAACGTATAA